The Hymenobacter oligotrophus genome has a window encoding:
- a CDS encoding rhomboid family intramembrane serine protease yields MEPGSSLAEAFARKTDAELLYLTQHPRSFAPALVQAAWAELQRRGQVPAPEPTSPPPPATIPGIGVVAVTLVLACLNLLVYLLMVASGVDAVEPAGRDLVLWGSNFTPLTLGGQWWRLLTACALHGGLWHLLLNTYALLFIGALLEPLVGRWRLLVLYWLSGLGGSLASLWWHSTGVNGVGASGAIFGLYGAMLTLAATHATRLSRSARAALFVHTLYLVGTNFASNLNPNVDHAAHLGGLLVGALLAWPLLQPRTAKAHP; encoded by the coding sequence ATGGAACCAGGTTCGTCCTTAGCCGAGGCCTTTGCCCGCAAAACCGACGCCGAGCTGCTTTACCTCACGCAGCACCCTAGGTCGTTTGCGCCCGCGCTGGTGCAGGCAGCCTGGGCCGAGTTGCAGCGCCGCGGCCAAGTGCCCGCTCCCGAACCAACCAGCCCCCCGCCTCCTGCTACCATTCCCGGCATTGGGGTGGTAGCCGTAACGCTTGTCCTCGCGTGCCTGAATTTGCTGGTGTACCTGCTGATGGTGGCCAGCGGCGTGGATGCCGTAGAGCCCGCCGGCCGCGACCTGGTTTTGTGGGGCTCCAACTTTACGCCGCTTACCCTGGGTGGCCAGTGGTGGCGGCTACTTACGGCCTGCGCCTTGCACGGCGGCCTATGGCACTTGCTGCTGAATACTTACGCGCTGCTGTTTATCGGGGCTTTGCTCGAGCCGCTGGTAGGCCGGTGGCGGCTGCTGGTGCTGTATTGGCTTAGCGGCTTGGGTGGTAGCCTGGCTAGTTTGTGGTGGCACAGCACGGGCGTGAACGGCGTTGGCGCATCGGGGGCCATTTTCGGGCTGTACGGGGCTATGCTTACGCTGGCAGCTACCCACGCCACCCGCCTTAGCCGCTCGGCGCGGGCGGCGCTGTTTGTACACACGCTGTATTTGGTGGGCACCAACTTCGCCAGCAACCTCAACCCCAACGTCGATCATGCGGCGCACCTAGGCGGCTTGTTGGTCGGCGCCCTGCTGGCTTGGCCGCTGCTGCAACCCCGCACCGCCAAAGCGCATCCGTAG
- a CDS encoding glycoside hydrolase family 10 protein, with protein sequence MPFAASLALLFSSVTAWAQPSAATAPLTKFKSPVLTTPIPAPPPKRELRGVWIATVENIDWPSRRNLTPEQQRQEYIRMLDQQQRTGINAVFVQVRPASDAFYQSSLEPWSKWLTGQQGKAPGWDPLPFLIEEAHKRNMEFHAWFNPYRGSTDTTTARLAPNHPYRQHPEWFFRYSGKLLYNPGLPEVRNYITKIIMDVVRRYDIDGVHFDDYFYPYPDPGQVIRDERAFAQYNEQKLSLPDWRRRNVNQLVQQVHDSIDAEKRWVKFGISPFGVWMNQASHPDGSDTKAFQGHTGLYADALEWLRQGWVDYVLPQLYWSTNFKLASYATLIEWWSRNRYDRHLYIGHGAYRMFESTKSDTTWRNPGELPKQVRLNRSYPTDISGSVFFSAKSVLNNPLKTTDSLRENLFRYPALLPTMPWKDAVPPRTPQGLTLVRASGPVTLTWRPGPAAADGDSAHAFVVYRFARGEQPTPDDPKHILLIQPRAGRNNFTFVDTTAQASIDYAYYITAIDRLQNESGPTRVTTLGSAAGPVIAQSDAEPAAAATPPVVPTPPVAAEPAVIEKPGTTKITSSAGNVTVKTKTKTKKRGFFGRLFGR encoded by the coding sequence TTGCCCTTTGCCGCCTCGCTGGCGTTGCTGTTCTCTTCGGTTACCGCGTGGGCTCAGCCGTCGGCCGCTACGGCGCCGCTTACCAAGTTTAAAAGCCCGGTACTTACCACGCCCATTCCGGCCCCGCCGCCCAAGCGCGAGCTGCGCGGCGTCTGGATTGCCACCGTCGAGAACATCGACTGGCCGAGCCGGCGCAACCTCACGCCCGAGCAGCAGCGGCAGGAGTATATCCGCATGCTCGATCAGCAGCAGCGCACGGGCATCAACGCGGTGTTTGTGCAAGTGCGGCCCGCTTCCGATGCCTTTTACCAGAGCAGCCTGGAGCCTTGGAGCAAGTGGCTGACGGGCCAGCAAGGCAAGGCACCGGGCTGGGACCCGCTGCCCTTCCTCATCGAGGAGGCGCACAAGCGCAACATGGAGTTCCACGCGTGGTTCAACCCGTACCGCGGCAGCACCGATACCACCACGGCCCGCCTCGCGCCCAACCACCCGTACCGCCAGCACCCGGAGTGGTTTTTTCGCTACTCGGGTAAGTTGCTCTACAACCCCGGCCTGCCCGAGGTGCGCAACTACATCACCAAAATCATCATGGATGTGGTGCGCCGCTACGACATCGACGGCGTGCACTTCGACGACTACTTTTACCCGTACCCCGACCCCGGCCAGGTTATCCGCGACGAGCGCGCCTTTGCCCAGTACAACGAGCAGAAACTGAGCCTGCCCGACTGGCGCCGCCGCAACGTAAACCAGCTGGTGCAGCAGGTGCACGACTCCATCGACGCCGAAAAGCGGTGGGTGAAGTTTGGCATCTCGCCCTTTGGCGTGTGGATGAACCAGGCCAGCCACCCCGACGGCTCCGATACCAAAGCTTTTCAGGGCCACACCGGCCTCTACGCCGATGCGCTGGAGTGGCTGCGGCAAGGTTGGGTTGATTACGTGTTGCCGCAGCTGTACTGGAGCACCAACTTCAAACTGGCCAGCTACGCTACGCTGATCGAGTGGTGGTCGCGCAACCGCTACGACCGGCACCTGTACATTGGCCACGGTGCCTACCGCATGTTCGAGAGCACCAAATCGGACACCACGTGGCGCAACCCTGGCGAGCTGCCCAAGCAAGTGCGCCTCAACCGCTCGTACCCCACCGATATCAGCGGCAGCGTGTTCTTTTCGGCCAAATCGGTGCTGAACAACCCGCTGAAAACCACCGACTCGCTGCGCGAAAACTTGTTCCGCTACCCGGCGCTGCTGCCCACCATGCCCTGGAAGGATGCCGTGCCACCTCGCACACCGCAAGGTCTTACGCTGGTGCGCGCCAGCGGCCCCGTTACGCTTACCTGGCGCCCCGGCCCCGCCGCTGCCGATGGCGACTCGGCCCACGCCTTTGTGGTGTACCGCTTTGCCCGCGGCGAGCAACCTACCCCCGACGACCCCAAGCACATTCTGCTGATTCAGCCGCGTGCCGGCCGCAACAACTTTACTTTTGTTGACACCACCGCGCAAGCGAGCATCGACTACGCATACTACATCACGGCCATCGACCGCCTGCAAAACGAGAGCGGCCCCACTCGGGTAACCACCCTAGGCTCGGCCGCCGGCCCCGTTATCGCACAATCCGATGCCGAGCCCGCCGCTGCCGCTACGCCGCCGGTTGTGCCCACCCCGCCCGTAGCCGCCGAACCTGCCGTTATCGAAAAGCCAGGCACGACCAAAATCACAAGCAGCGCTGGCAACGTCACCGTCAAAACGAAGACCAAGACCAAGAAACGTGGTTTCTTCGGCCGGTTGTTCGGACGCTAG
- a CDS encoding M15 family metallopeptidase — MPAPEIPLNSYGLPVLTNAAQYWQLVRLNPEHELIDLGAFIPSVQLDIRYATANNFLGEAVYAEPAAYLRRPVAEALGAAQRELAQVGVGLKVFDAYRPYSATVRFFEKIPDETYAAPPWRGSRHNRGCSVDAALIDLGTGADLPMPTEFDALGPEAHSDYPELPTAVLQHRALLHTVLAQHGFVNYRAEWWHFDHQRWADFPLLDLAFAELRR, encoded by the coding sequence ATGCCTGCTCCCGAAATACCCCTGAACAGCTACGGCCTGCCCGTGCTTACCAACGCCGCCCAGTATTGGCAGCTGGTGCGCCTCAACCCCGAGCACGAGCTCATCGACCTAGGCGCGTTCATTCCTAGCGTACAGCTCGATATCCGCTACGCCACCGCCAACAACTTTTTGGGCGAGGCTGTGTACGCTGAGCCGGCCGCCTACCTGCGCCGCCCCGTGGCCGAGGCCCTAGGTGCCGCGCAACGCGAGCTGGCCCAAGTAGGGGTGGGGCTAAAGGTGTTCGATGCCTACCGGCCGTACAGCGCTACGGTGCGTTTCTTCGAGAAGATACCCGACGAAACGTACGCCGCCCCGCCGTGGCGCGGCTCGCGCCACAACCGGGGCTGCTCCGTTGATGCAGCCCTGATTGACCTAGGCACCGGCGCCGACTTGCCCATGCCTACCGAGTTCGACGCCCTAGGCCCCGAAGCGCACTCCGACTACCCAGAGCTGCCCACCGCCGTGCTGCAACACCGGGCGCTGCTGCACACCGTACTGGCGCAACACGGATTTGTGAACTACCGGGCCGAGTGGTGGCACTTCGACCACCAACGCTGGGCCGATTTTCCGCTGCTCGACCTTGCATTTGCTGAGCTGCGGCGTTGA
- a CDS encoding T9SS type A sorting domain-containing protein has translation MKKLLLLLGITACFGAQAQTLPNNGFENWTASGLRESLNGWYSLDDLVATQLPISLGFATKSTDRHAGNFAVQLQSKQIAFPGLPFTGYVPSVVFVGSKINPQNPETAGGIPFTSRPGSVRFWYKLTLAPNDSAAALAALSRGPRTAQGNFIGTGGLDLPARSTFGQAAYNIEYEPGTLTPDTLRLGFVVGTGNVSASSTLIVDEVTFGSRVTSNKQSAALAAALSVYPNPSSTGEFALASLDNPAVATAPLSVTDALGREVYREGAAPRGLYNGRALRLQNQQPGMYLLRLETPAGTVTRRLVIR, from the coding sequence ATGAAAAAACTCCTACTCCTACTCGGTATTACTGCGTGCTTCGGCGCCCAAGCCCAAACGCTGCCCAACAACGGTTTCGAGAACTGGACGGCCAGCGGCCTGCGCGAAAGCCTGAACGGCTGGTACTCCCTCGACGACCTGGTGGCCACGCAACTGCCCATATCCCTAGGTTTCGCCACCAAAAGCACCGACCGGCACGCGGGCAACTTTGCGGTGCAGCTGCAGAGCAAGCAAATTGCTTTTCCGGGTTTGCCATTCACGGGTTATGTGCCTTCGGTAGTGTTTGTAGGCTCTAAAATCAACCCGCAAAACCCCGAAACGGCGGGCGGCATACCCTTTACGAGCCGGCCGGGCAGCGTGCGGTTCTGGTACAAGCTCACCTTGGCTCCCAACGATTCGGCGGCGGCTTTGGCGGCGCTTTCGCGCGGGCCGCGCACTGCCCAGGGCAACTTTATTGGCACCGGCGGCCTCGATTTGCCCGCTCGCAGCACCTTTGGGCAAGCTGCCTACAACATCGAGTACGAGCCCGGCACGCTTACCCCCGACACCCTGCGCCTGGGTTTTGTGGTGGGCACCGGCAATGTGTCGGCCAGCTCTACGCTTATTGTCGATGAGGTAACGTTCGGCTCGCGGGTTACTTCCAACAAACAATCGGCTGCGCTGGCCGCAGCCCTGAGCGTGTACCCCAACCCCAGCAGCACCGGCGAGTTTGCATTGGCTTCGCTCGATAATCCGGCCGTAGCTACGGCCCCACTCAGCGTAACCGATGCCCTAGGTCGGGAGGTATACCGCGAGGGCGCCGCGCCGCGCGGCCTCTACAACGGCCGGGCCCTGCGCCTGCAAAACCAACAACCGGGCATGTACCTGCTGCGCCTCGAAACGCCCGCCGGCACGGTTACGCGCCGGTTGGTAATCCGGTAA
- a CDS encoding glycoside hydrolase family 31 protein codes for MDNTTIQENNYMINDLAQKAKQDFTPGQVVSAEVVPGTADFRFTADNGVVLLVQVITDKILRFRYSTDGYFTPDFSYAFEGGVPARETTALLEFVEKDDHYRLTTGRLICIVGKEGMHVRLLNRSGAVLCEYEKGFHWEYDYESGNDIVKMSQQVQPGVHYFGLGDKPANMNLRGQRFCNWGSDTYGYVKGSDPLYKNIPFFMALHQKLAYGLFFDNSFKSYFDFAAERADVTSFWAHGGEMNFYFIYGPTLLEVTQQYTRCLTGTPELPPLWALGYHQCKWSYYPEKLFRGIGEEFRKRQIPCDALYLDIDYMDGYRCFTWHPEHFPEPKKMVQELANDGFKTIVIIDPGIKIDPQYPVWQQGFENDYFCRRGDGPLMKGSVWPGLCHFPDFTRATVREWWSGLFKGLIEDVGVRGVWNDMNEPAVFEKGTFPDDVRFDYDGNACTHKKAHNVYGMQMARATNEGVKRFAHPNRPFTITRSTYSGGQRYSSGWTGDNVASWEHLWLANIQCQRLSISGFSFIGSDVGGFINTPDGELYVRWVALAAFHPFFRTHSSGDHGDQEPWSFGEEFTDLARHFIELRYRLLPYMYTTFWQYVQHGTPMLRPLAFIDQNDIETYQRMAEFALGDHLLVCPVTQAGADGRWMYLPKGQWYYWWTDEARDGGSEVWAPAGLDRIPLYVRAGAVIPLRPVMQYVEELPVTELTLHVYYKNGKETSTLYDDGGEGYGYQQGQYTLRRYTVTGNATGLKLQQEIEGELTPSWGTCRVVLHGLPLGAELLAVTADGKELAVEVAAAANGGQELPQVVVPAGFAELVVRTA; via the coding sequence ATGGACAATACCACGATTCAGGAAAACAATTACATGATTAACGACTTGGCCCAGAAGGCTAAGCAGGATTTTACGCCTGGCCAAGTCGTAAGTGCCGAAGTCGTTCCTGGTACCGCCGATTTCCGCTTTACCGCCGACAACGGGGTGGTGCTGCTCGTGCAGGTTATCACCGACAAAATTTTACGTTTTCGTTACAGCACCGACGGTTACTTCACCCCCGATTTCAGCTACGCCTTTGAGGGGGGCGTGCCGGCGCGCGAAACCACGGCGCTGCTCGAGTTTGTCGAAAAAGACGACCACTACCGCCTCACCACGGGCCGCCTCATCTGCATCGTGGGCAAGGAGGGCATGCACGTGCGCTTGCTCAACCGTTCGGGCGCGGTGCTGTGCGAGTACGAGAAGGGCTTCCACTGGGAGTACGACTACGAGTCGGGCAACGACATCGTAAAGATGAGCCAGCAGGTGCAGCCCGGCGTGCACTACTTCGGCCTCGGCGACAAGCCCGCCAACATGAACCTGCGCGGGCAGCGCTTCTGCAACTGGGGCTCCGATACCTACGGCTACGTAAAAGGCTCCGACCCGCTCTACAAGAATATTCCGTTCTTCATGGCCCTGCACCAAAAGCTGGCCTACGGTCTGTTCTTCGACAACTCGTTCAAGAGCTACTTCGATTTTGCTGCCGAGCGCGCCGACGTAACCTCGTTTTGGGCGCACGGGGGCGAGATGAACTTCTACTTCATTTACGGGCCCACGCTGCTCGAAGTAACCCAGCAGTACACCCGCTGCCTTACGGGCACGCCCGAGCTGCCGCCGCTGTGGGCCCTGGGCTACCACCAGTGCAAGTGGAGCTACTACCCCGAGAAGCTGTTCCGCGGCATTGGCGAGGAGTTCCGGAAGCGCCAGATCCCCTGCGATGCGCTGTACCTCGACATCGACTACATGGACGGGTACCGCTGCTTTACCTGGCACCCCGAGCACTTCCCCGAGCCCAAAAAGATGGTGCAGGAGCTGGCCAACGACGGCTTCAAAACCATCGTTATCATCGACCCGGGCATCAAAATCGACCCGCAATACCCGGTGTGGCAGCAGGGCTTTGAGAACGACTACTTCTGCCGGCGCGGCGACGGGCCGCTGATGAAGGGCTCGGTGTGGCCGGGCCTGTGTCACTTCCCCGATTTCACGCGCGCCACGGTGCGCGAATGGTGGAGCGGATTGTTTAAGGGCCTGATCGAGGACGTGGGCGTGCGCGGCGTGTGGAACGACATGAACGAGCCGGCCGTGTTTGAGAAAGGCACCTTCCCCGACGACGTACGCTTCGATTACGACGGCAACGCCTGCACGCACAAAAAGGCGCACAACGTGTACGGCATGCAAATGGCCCGCGCCACCAACGAGGGCGTGAAGCGCTTTGCGCACCCCAACCGGCCGTTCACCATCACGCGCAGCACCTACTCAGGCGGGCAGCGCTACTCTTCGGGCTGGACAGGCGACAACGTGGCCTCGTGGGAGCACCTGTGGTTGGCCAACATTCAGTGCCAGCGCCTAAGCATTTCGGGCTTCTCGTTTATCGGCTCCGATGTGGGCGGTTTCATCAACACGCCCGATGGCGAGCTGTACGTGCGCTGGGTGGCCTTGGCGGCGTTTCACCCGTTCTTCCGTACGCACTCGTCAGGCGACCACGGCGACCAGGAGCCTTGGTCGTTTGGCGAAGAGTTTACCGACCTGGCGCGCCACTTCATCGAGCTGCGCTACCGCCTGCTGCCCTACATGTACACCACGTTTTGGCAGTACGTGCAGCACGGCACGCCCATGCTGCGCCCCTTGGCTTTCATCGACCAGAACGACATCGAGACGTACCAGCGCATGGCCGAGTTTGCCCTCGGCGACCACCTGCTGGTGTGCCCCGTAACGCAAGCCGGCGCCGATGGCCGCTGGATGTACCTGCCCAAAGGCCAGTGGTACTACTGGTGGACCGACGAAGCCCGCGACGGTGGCTCGGAGGTGTGGGCCCCCGCTGGCCTCGACCGCATTCCGCTGTACGTGCGCGCCGGGGCTGTAATTCCGCTGCGCCCCGTGATGCAGTACGTGGAAGAACTGCCCGTAACCGAGCTCACGCTGCACGTGTACTACAAAAACGGCAAGGAAACCAGCACCCTTTACGACGACGGCGGCGAAGGCTACGGCTACCAGCAAGGCCAATACACCTTGCGCCGCTACACCGTAACGGGCAACGCTACCGGCCTGAAGCTGCAGCAAGAAATCGAAGGCGAGCTGACGCCCAGCTGGGGCACTTGCCGCGTGGTGCTGCACGGCCTGCCCCTAGGTGCCGAGCTGCTGGCCGTTACGGCCGATGGCAAGGAGCTGGCGGTAGAAGTTGCCGCCGCGGCCAATGGCGGCCAGGAGCTACCGCAGGTGGTGGTGCCGGCTGGTTTTGCCGAGCTGGTAGTGCGCACGGCGTAA
- a CDS encoding esterase/lipase family protein, whose amino-acid sequence MASLNRNPPNSDSADDKSRWRRATAALRRAATAPLTGAEALYQTGRSYRHFLLPALNGAIGDQLETRGDHRAIQLSFRRQGADVAVADLDLTDGTKRTLVWVHGLMGDEHIWQTGAPEVPRYGPRLEQDLGVRSLYVRYNSGRHISQNGRELSQLLTALVEQWPGAITELVLVGHSMGGLVIRSAGYYGQQTQAPWLSQLRQVFLLAVPNEGSFLEQHSFLTALMLRRFDLRLARLLADTIDRRSNGIRDLRHARLVDEDWQNPHADDLVPPRTPVPPLPGVRYHVLAASLLKNAESWLAQYFGDGLVGGSSATGSVFKSAPSDHGQVQVQVFSRQHHGTLLANPEVYEYLRTHLQASA is encoded by the coding sequence ATGGCCAGCCTCAACCGCAATCCGCCCAACTCCGATTCGGCCGACGACAAGTCGCGCTGGCGGCGGGCCACGGCGGCTTTGCGCCGCGCAGCCACCGCTCCGCTTACCGGCGCCGAGGCTTTGTACCAAACCGGCCGCAGCTACCGCCACTTTTTGCTGCCGGCCCTCAACGGCGCCATCGGCGACCAGCTCGAAACCCGCGGCGACCACCGCGCCATTCAACTCAGCTTTCGGCGCCAAGGGGCCGATGTAGCCGTGGCCGACCTCGACCTAACCGACGGCACCAAACGCACCCTGGTGTGGGTGCATGGTCTGATGGGCGACGAACACATTTGGCAAACGGGCGCGCCCGAAGTACCCCGCTACGGCCCGCGCCTCGAGCAAGACCTGGGGGTGCGCAGCCTGTACGTGCGCTACAACTCGGGCCGCCACATTTCGCAGAACGGCCGCGAGCTGAGCCAGCTGCTTACGGCGCTGGTTGAGCAGTGGCCCGGCGCCATAACCGAGCTGGTGCTGGTGGGCCACAGCATGGGCGGGTTGGTTATCCGAAGCGCCGGCTATTACGGGCAGCAAACCCAGGCCCCGTGGCTAAGCCAACTGCGCCAGGTGTTTTTGCTGGCCGTGCCCAACGAGGGCTCTTTCCTGGAGCAACACAGCTTTCTGACGGCCCTGATGCTCCGCCGCTTCGATTTGCGCCTGGCGCGCCTGCTGGCCGATACCATCGATAGGCGCAGCAACGGCATCCGCGACTTGCGCCACGCCCGCCTGGTGGACGAAGACTGGCAGAACCCGCACGCCGACGACCTAGTGCCGCCTCGCACTCCTGTGCCGCCACTGCCCGGGGTGCGCTACCACGTACTAGCAGCCTCGCTGCTGAAGAACGCCGAATCGTGGCTGGCCCAGTACTTCGGCGACGGGCTGGTGGGTGGCAGCTCGGCCACGGGCAGCGTATTCAAGAGCGCGCCCTCCGACCACGGCCAGGTGCAAGTGCAGGTGTTTTCGCGGCAGCACCACGGCACCCTGCTCGCCAATCCCGAGGTGTACGAGTACCTGCGCACGCACCTGCAAGCCAGCGCGTAA
- a CDS encoding tetratricopeptide repeat protein: MEKLWPLLLSLGGLLSLGGCQTEAKPSTVADPCLDRAHQTKLIERYIDKGAQRYGYNHPNWEVYCDSLIAACPNIAVGYQEKAIPYLKNGDYARAFALEDKAVSLDPKTWTAYRGFLYCIFTKDYPAALRDFQQAEKLVPGGYQMDHTYWFYRGLCHLELGDLKAAEADLLRDVAAQQQGNASTAAHFNSLFYLGVVAYEANQLPKAADYLRQALQQYPQHPDAHYYLGLTEQAMGKANSAQQHLAQARQYLQQGYSMSEDNLFYANYPHQITAHEVAQALTAK, from the coding sequence ATGGAAAAGTTGTGGCCGTTACTCCTTAGCCTAGGTGGCCTACTGAGCTTGGGCGGTTGCCAAACCGAGGCCAAGCCCTCCACCGTTGCCGACCCATGCCTTGATCGGGCCCATCAGACCAAGCTGATTGAGCGGTACATCGACAAGGGCGCTCAGCGCTACGGCTACAACCACCCCAACTGGGAGGTGTACTGCGACAGCCTGATTGCCGCTTGCCCGAACATTGCCGTAGGGTATCAGGAGAAAGCCATACCGTACCTGAAAAACGGCGACTACGCCCGCGCCTTTGCCCTCGAAGACAAAGCCGTAAGCCTCGACCCCAAAACCTGGACCGCCTACCGCGGCTTCCTGTACTGCATTTTCACGAAGGACTACCCAGCCGCCCTGCGCGACTTTCAGCAGGCCGAAAAGCTGGTGCCCGGCGGCTACCAGATGGACCATACCTACTGGTTCTATCGGGGCCTGTGCCACTTAGAACTGGGCGACCTAAAAGCCGCCGAAGCCGATTTGCTACGCGATGTGGCCGCCCAGCAGCAAGGCAACGCCAGCACGGCGGCGCATTTCAACTCGCTGTTTTACTTGGGCGTGGTGGCATACGAAGCCAATCAACTGCCCAAAGCCGCCGACTACCTGCGCCAGGCCCTGCAGCAGTACCCCCAGCACCCCGACGCCCATTACTACCTAGGGCTTACGGAGCAAGCCATGGGCAAAGCCAACAGCGCTCAGCAGCACCTAGCCCAGGCCCGCCAGTACCTGCAACAAGGCTACAGCATGAGCGAAGACAACCTATTTTACGCGAACTACCCACACCAAATAACCGCTCATGAGGTAGCGCAGGCGCTAACCGCCAAATAG
- a CDS encoding serine hydrolase gives MNRFFVLVPLLAAWPAAAAQAQLGNPLKQLLRRDTTAAVRRVLANPDAHRVQIIYTQIRRDAAGKPQFKSYAYRLKPSEYFYPASTVKLPAAAVALQKMRRLNAAKLEPETPLRIDSAFAGQTRVLLDSSALGYRPTIGQYIRKVLLVSDNDAFNRLYEYVGQQELNASLRQVGLAQTRIIHRLSVGDKEPGSRQTNPVTFFADTTLRTELYRQPAAFNEGALPPMVATNIRIGKAYVDGSRRVEQPLDFSTKNEFPLHDQQQVLRALLFPESVPPQRRFGLGSDDYAFLRKYMRLLPRQSRYPKYNPAEYPDNYAKFLLAGGKAAALPEGVRIYNKIGQAYGFLIDNACIVDSVRGVEFMLSAVVYANHDEVLNDDQYDYDTVGFPFLRRLGELVYQYELGRTAPRRREQVRTYWSEQHERATP, from the coding sequence ATGAACCGGTTTTTTGTGCTCGTGCCCTTGCTAGCCGCCTGGCCCGCCGCGGCCGCCCAGGCCCAATTGGGTAACCCGCTGAAGCAGTTGCTGCGCCGCGACACCACGGCTGCTGTGCGCCGCGTATTGGCCAACCCCGATGCGCACCGCGTGCAAATCATCTACACGCAAATCAGGCGCGATGCCGCGGGCAAACCGCAGTTCAAGTCGTACGCGTATCGGCTAAAGCCCAGCGAGTACTTTTACCCGGCCAGCACCGTGAAGCTGCCAGCTGCGGCGGTAGCACTGCAGAAAATGCGCCGGCTGAACGCGGCCAAGCTGGAGCCCGAAACCCCGTTGCGCATCGATTCGGCCTTTGCGGGCCAAACGCGCGTGCTGCTCGATAGCAGCGCCCTAGGTTACCGGCCCACCATTGGGCAATACATCCGTAAGGTATTGCTGGTGAGTGATAATGATGCATTTAATCGGCTGTACGAGTACGTGGGGCAGCAAGAGCTGAACGCGAGCTTGCGGCAAGTCGGCCTTGCGCAAACCCGCATCATTCACCGCCTATCCGTAGGCGATAAGGAGCCCGGCTCGCGCCAAACCAACCCCGTCACCTTCTTCGCCGATACCACGCTGCGCACCGAGTTGTATCGCCAGCCCGCCGCATTTAACGAAGGCGCGCTGCCGCCCATGGTGGCAACCAACATCCGCATCGGCAAAGCCTATGTGGACGGCAGCCGGCGCGTGGAGCAGCCACTCGACTTTAGCACCAAAAACGAGTTTCCGCTCCACGACCAGCAGCAGGTGTTGCGGGCATTGCTCTTTCCGGAGTCGGTGCCGCCGCAACGGCGCTTCGGCCTAGGGTCCGACGATTACGCTTTTCTGCGCAAATACATGCGCTTGCTGCCGCGCCAAAGCCGCTACCCTAAGTACAACCCCGCCGAATACCCCGACAACTACGCCAAGTTTCTGCTGGCCGGCGGCAAAGCGGCCGCGCTGCCTGAGGGCGTGCGCATCTACAACAAAATCGGCCAGGCCTACGGCTTTCTGATTGATAACGCCTGCATCGTCGACTCCGTGCGCGGGGTAGAGTTTATGCTGTCGGCGGTGGTGTACGCCAACCACGACGAAGTACTCAACGACGACCAATACGACTACGACACCGTGGGCTTCCCGTTTCTGCGGCGCCTAGGTGAGCTGGTGTACCAGTACGAGTTGGGCCGAACCGCGCCGCGCCGCCGCGAGCAGGTGCGCACGTATTGGAGCGAGCAACACGAACGCGCCACGCCCTGA
- a CDS encoding glycosyltransferase family 4 protein, protein MPMLNPASASVLLLGWDAASEALPLARALPVAAAVQLWLAEPVAAAALPANASLQHLGAGALPPAPDFAALGTAAPAYPNVGASAYATASSNPATEQPSGFRVPAAPYIGRTPTPAVLERQPASEPGVLEAAELSSQYTTLAEAADDLPLGAPAANAEPEASAATTAPEGSPTDELFFAAAVPGQLAPAEPSAEVAAPAPPAASASEQPAPLPSSAAEVDSMNFRIIQYARHAVRLARSTTFDVIFAPDWPVWLAGVEIRHITHRPLVLRVTQLATDLLSPVDRGWGEALERLALPHADRVLVPDQQTAERLQALYRIPAERLQVQAPGTAPDLTAAFVLDPRLFA, encoded by the coding sequence ATGCCCATGCTCAACCCCGCTTCTGCTTCTGTGCTGCTACTGGGCTGGGACGCCGCGTCCGAGGCGCTTCCGCTGGCCCGGGCACTGCCCGTGGCTGCCGCCGTTCAGCTGTGGCTTGCCGAGCCGGTTGCGGCCGCTGCCCTGCCTGCCAACGCCAGTTTGCAGCACCTAGGCGCCGGCGCGTTGCCCCCAGCGCCCGACTTCGCGGCCCTAGGTACCGCGGCCCCGGCCTACCCCAACGTTGGCGCCAGCGCCTACGCCACGGCCAGCAGTAACCCTGCCACCGAGCAGCCAAGCGGTTTTCGGGTGCCCGCAGCGCCTTACATCGGCCGCACGCCAACCCCCGCAGTATTGGAGCGCCAACCCGCCTCCGAGCCCGGCGTGCTGGAGGCGGCCGAACTGAGCAGCCAGTACACTACCCTTGCCGAGGCAGCCGACGACTTGCCCCTAGGTGCCCCCGCCGCCAACGCCGAGCCGGAGGCATCGGCAGCAACTACCGCCCCTGAAGGCAGCCCAACCGACGAGCTATTTTTTGCCGCAGCTGTGCCCGGGCAATTGGCACCGGCAGAGCCGTCGGCGGAGGTGGCAGCGCCCGCCCCACCCGCCGCATCAGCTTCGGAGCAGCCGGCCCCGTTGCCGAGTTCAGCCGCTGAGGTCGACAGCATGAACTTCCGCATCATCCAATACGCCCGCCACGCCGTGCGTTTGGCCCGCAGCACTACCTTTGATGTGATTTTCGCGCCGGATTGGCCGGTGTGGCTAGCCGGGGTTGAAATTCGGCACATTACCCACCGGCCGTTGGTGTTGCGCGTTACGCAGCTGGCCACCGACCTACTCTCACCCGTAGACCGCGGTTGGGGTGAGGCCCTGGAACGCTTGGCTCTCCCCCATGCCGACCGCGTGCTGGTGCCCGATCAACAAACGGCCGAGCGCTTGCAGGCCCTGTACCGCATACCCGCCGAGCGCCTGCAGGTGCAAGCCCCCGGCACTGCCCCCGACCTCACGGCTGCCTTCGTGCTCGACCCTCGCCTATTTGCTTAA